The genomic region GCTGTCCCAAAGGCAGAAATTCAAGCTCATAGTGAGGCACTTCGAAAGAACTCGTTCCTCTTCGGACGGCGATGCAATCTTAAATCCCGAAGCTGCGGCGCGGGCGAGATGTGGGTTCTGTCGGACGACTGGCTACTATGTGAAGAAGGGGCTGCACGAGGTGAAGGACCCAGAAAAGCTGGAGCACTTCGAGAATACATTCAGGGAGATTGTTGCCGAACCGGGCTCTCGCAGCTACCAAGCTCAATTCGATGGAATGCGAGCCATCGTGGACAGAGGTGGCTCAGATCCGCAGTTCTTGCGATTTGTGGTGCCAGCCGCATATGGACATTGGGCGCAAGTTGCTCTCGACGTGGATAGGCACGATGCGGCGCGTCTTCTTGCTGGACGTCTCGCCGAAGTGCCTCTGTATTACTATTGTAAGCTGCTACTCGACAGCAAGCATCAACGCGATCCAGCAAATCCGGTGCAAGTAGATCCGCGAGCTGCCCATGAGCGCGGCATCAAAGTGATGGAGGCTGTAGCTGGCATCCTGGCCGCCAACTTAAAGGCGCCGCCTGGATTGTTTGAACACGGGAGCGCGACAGCACAGGAGCAAGGGTATCGAATGCTGCGCATTCGCTTGTTGTCGGACTATACCGGCTGGCAAGGCTCCCTAACTAAAGACGACGCCGTGCGCGCAGAAGTTTACGCCAAGGCATACCGCTCCGGCCGGGCAGAGGAGCTGATGTGGTTGCATGAAGAACTCGCCGAAACCTCCGACGTGGCTCACTCGAACGGCGCTTTCAACCTCGCTACTCATGCGGGAGATTGGAGGCGAGCAGCGGAGTATGGCGTTGCGCTGCTAAAGGCGTTTCCGGCTCTTCTAACAGAGAAGGTTGATGGGCTCGCTCCTCTGCTCAATGACCGCACGGTCGGGCCGGGTATCGCGGCCATGATCACACATCGAGAGCTTGATATTCCACCAAAGCTGCGGCGTGAGCTGGACGAACCTCGCCCCAAGCACAAGTCAGTTATGGGCCGTATTCGGCTGATGATTGACGGAGTAAAGGCCGACGCCCCCTATCTGACTGTTCTCAAAATTGGAGAAGGAAAATGAGGCGACTACTTACCGCTATTGCCTTGGCGACAATGATTGTTGGTATGGCCGCGCCTTCTATTGGCGAGAATTCGGGAAGCACTATCGTCAAGAAGCCTCCAGGCACCGTGGAGGTCTCGGCGCGCGATTGGCGCGTGACCGGGTGATGACACGGTACTTCTCAGGATCACAAGAGCGTGCCAGCCGCATTGTTTGTGAATAGCGCTCCGTCTCTGACGTAACGCCCTAACATAGCGTCCGAGGCGTGGCGGGTCTGTGCCCGAATTTTCCAAGTCGGGACGCCAGCCTGGGAGGCGCTGGTGGCTAATCCCGCTCGGAGCGAACGCCCTCAGTATCCTGAGGGATCGAGCCCCGCTGCCTCGATGCGCGCTCGGACGAAGAGCGAAACGGCGTCACCGAATAGGCGCGCTCCCGTTCGAGGCCAGATAATCATTTGCACTGAACTAATAGGTCTCGAAATCGTGCCCAGCCATAAATCAATTCGCGTAGTTCAGCGACCCGGCGTTTAGTGGCTAATTTGCCATTCCGGATACTAAGCGAAGCGGAATTGGATAGCAGCACGTTCGTGAGGCCCAAGTTGTCGAAATACCCTTCGACGTCGCTATATCCAGGGTTGAGCCAGTGAATAGAAACATCAAAGTTGCGCTGTATGACATAATCGATGGTTATACGGACTTCCTCGGTATATTGCATCGAACACAACACAATCCTTGCGGTCTGATGTCGAGAACATCGCCAGCGTATTCTTTCCGTTCTTCAAATGACCCGCTTACGAGATAAACATCAACGCACTCTCCAGGTGCTAACTCAAGCCGCCGCGAGTTCTTCCCGCGCCGTACCGTCCGGCCGAACAGATCGTTCCAAGTCGATGACTTGCCTGAATTACGGTTTCCCAGCACGCCCACGAATAGTCTATTGCCCACGGTCGGCCTCCCTAGTTGCTTGACCTTGCTTGGCTGCATGAGGGAAAGCGATCAACAAATCCGATGCAAGGTTGGTCTCTAGCCTTCTTTTGCTAAGCGCCCGGTAGATATTCTAACCTGAAGTTCTTGGCGGACAGACAACTTGCCAAAGCATGCGGAATTCGTCTCCAAAAGTCCCACCAATTTCGTGCGTCATGCAAGCCGTTCCCGATCCCGGTTGCCCGTGCGTTCAAATTCATCAGCCTCTCAGCGCCGGTCCCCTTGGGCTGCGCCACGAAGGAAAATCCGCTGGGCTTTGTAGTTTGAGCCTCCGTGCGCCTACACCAGGGTGAGTTCGTCCTGGCTGCCTTATTCTGAGGAGGGCTGTAGGTGTGGATACGAGACTGATCTCGAAATGACGCCGCCTAACATCGGCTGGCCAGCACGCTTTTGGTCATTTGCGGGCTGTACTGCCAGGCACGTCGGGCTCCTGCCTGTAACTTTCCATAGAATGCGGCCGCTGATGCGGGCAGAATTTCCGGGTTGCGGCGATCACCGTCATCTTGCCGTAGCAGACCTTCTGACACAGCGCTTGCATCTTGTTAAAAAAGCCATCTGAGGGGTGCCGAGAAAAGAACTGGGACAGGCCTCTGCTTTCGCCCGCCCCAGCGCGGTGCACCATGTAGCAATAATCGGCGGTCTGCTCAGAGACGGAACAGGCGTCAAAAATCACCTCGATCTGGCCGCACTCTTCCTCACTGGCCTTCTGCTCCTTGAGGCGTACGGTCTTCCAGCGCTCGTCGATCTTGACCACCCAGCTATGTCTGTTATCGGCGTTGTCGTCATACTGGGTCGTCTCGACGTCCCCGTTCGGCAGCTGGCGACATTCCTTATATTCAGAGTAGGAGCGGTACAGGTTCTCGCAGTCGCTCTCGAACTGCTCCCGCTGCCCCTTGCCGATTTGGATCTGCACTCTCGGCCGGGTGCGATGGGTCTCACAGGCGAACGTGTAGGCACCGCCGTACTGGTCTTCGCCGGACACGTCTTTGCCCTTCTTCTCCAGAATTTCTTGCCCGCCCCAAGTCCAGCGCCCCAGCGCGTTCGCGCAGAGCTGATCACCCAGCGGGTAGCTTACAGCGCCGATCAGATGGGCAGACGTGTACACCACCAAAAATACACTAGACACGGCTCGAGCCCTCTATTGGGTAGCGGCGGCATCGCACACAGCTTGTAGTAATCTCGGTTGAACCAGCCTCGTCGAGCGGGGCAGTGCTCACGACGAGATCGTCAAAGAACGCGCTTGGTCGGCTGACAGGCTAACGAACTCTCTAAGCGCCTCATCCCCGCCTCAACTTGGGTTAGCAACGTTTGGCCAGACACACGGTCAAGTGTGAAGGAGGTTCCGCTAGTTGCAGTGGCTGTAATTGATCGTTCGTCTGACCGCTGGACCTGGAATTGAACAGTTCTCTCTCCAGCCGGACCTAGGATGCTCGCCGCAAAGTGGGACGTGAGGCTAGCTGAGCTGGTTGCTAAATCTACGGCCAAGATGACGTAGCTCACGTCATCTGGCGGCAAGTCTAGGTTTTTGCACCGCAAGTATACAGGATCTGCTGATGCCGCAGTCGTCGCGAAAGTCATTGAGAGTGCGAAAGCCGTTGCTACCATGTTCATCGAAATGCCTTTCTTGAAAAGGTGTTCTGGCAGGGTCAAGCGAAAAACATTGAACTATTCTTATGGCTCTTTGAAAGGGGCCTCACAGTAGCGCACCAGCGGCATTTTGGGAAAAAAGTGCTCCATCCCGTACGTACCGCGCGAGCATCGCGTCGGAAGCGTGCCGAGTTTGCGCTCTGATCTTCCCGGTTGGCACCCCGACCTGCGACGCGCTGGTCGCAAGCCCCGCGCGTAGCGAATGCCCTGAATATCCAGAGGGATCGAGACCAGCTGCGCTGACGCGCTCCCGGACGATCTCGCCAACTGCTTCGCCGGACAGGCGGCAATCATGGACCCTGCCATGGCGATTAATGGGTCGAAAGATCGGCCCTTCACTGATGCCTGAGATCGCCAGCCAGGCTTCCAGGGCGGCGATCGGGCACCACCGGCCCCGGCCGTGTGGGATGCCGATTTTCTGTCCTCGAGCCTCCTGGTCGGATTTTGAGCGCAGCAAATGAAGAATGACGCCCTGCCGGACATGTTCGGCGTGGTCCCGATTTAGGCCGACCAGCTCGGAACGACGTAACGCGCCCGCAAATCCAACCAGTAGGAGAGCCCGATCCCGGAGGTCCTTCGGCCTGTCGCCGGTTGCGTCGAGCACCTGGATCAGCTCGGTGAGCAGCAGCGGCTTAGCCTGGTGCTGGGCGCAGCCGTAGGTCCGCTTGATGCCCCTTAGTGTCGCCCGGACGAGCGCGGAGCGAGTTGGGTTGGGTAGCCCCCGGGCCTCGTGCGCTTTCGAGATCGAGGCCAAACGCCTGACCAGGGTCGCCACGCTCAGCCTGCCAGCGTTCTGGGCGAGGTGTTCGGCCAAGGTGTCAGGCGATGCGGGGATCGAACCGCCGCTCAGCTCAAATTCCCGCAGATCACTCAGGTACGCCCGGCGGCTATTCTCCGAAACACTGTTTTCGATGAAAAAGTGGGTCTCTGGAGACAGTTCGGTTGCGCGTGCAACTAATTGCATTGGAAGTTCAAAACGGTCTGCTGGGGCCGTTTTAACCTCCGATAAGTGAATAGTATCACGGGTTAGAAGCTCAGCTGACATGGCTCGATGCCTCCATCAGCTGGGCGCGGATCGCGTTCAGCTCGCCCAGATCAGCTCGCGCGAGCGCCAGGATTTCGGTCGCATCTGGGCAGTGCTGGCCGTTGCACTCGTAGTCGGTCGCCCGGCGCAGTTCGTCAGCTAGCGGCCACCGCAGTCGGCGCTGAACGCATTGCCCTTCGAGCCGGAAGATAATCGTCCCCAAGAACTCGACCCGCTTGCGTGGTGGAATGTGCAGTCGGACCCATCGGGCGCTCCGAGTTGATCCCTCGATAAACTTGGCGAGCACGGCTCTGCCAGGGCGGGTGTAGAGGTCAATACACCAGCCTGGAATTGGTCCCACCATCACCTCTGCTGGCATGTCGTCGTCTTTCATGCTCGTCAATTCCAGCTGCAGATGAGGCGCAAGCAGCGCCATCAAGATCGGCAGCACCTCGCCGCTGCGCCGGTAGCCCTCGTGGGCGATCTCGACCAGATCAGCAGGCAAGATTTCACCGAGGGCGGCGAACAGCGAAACGATATCGCCACGTCGTCGGGTAAGCCGAGGTGAGGGGCGGCGATCTGTGCCGAGCAGAAACCACGCTGCCAGCGCTCTCACCGCCCAACGCTCGGAGGTGGTGAGCACCTCGATCAGTTGTTGCGTGGTGCTGAAACCCAGCTCCATGCGATGGCTCTCGTACAGGGGATGGTTCTCTGCCACAAGCAAGAGATCATCCGCGCCTCGGCATTTAGTCGCCTCCGCCATCTTGGTTGTGAGATAGCTGGCGACCGCCCACTCACCCCCGAGCGGTGCTCGCACTCTCTTGCCCGCCATGGCGGCCGTTACCAGCTTCACCAGGTCGAGATGACCTAGACCGACGTCCTCGAATGCTATGCAAGCCAACCTGCGCCACAGCCGCTCCGGCGATTGTTGAAGGAGGGTCGTCGCCGCCTGGAGCGCCAGATCGGTTCGCCCGCGTCGAATTGCCTTCTGGATCGCTGACATTGCGATCCAATCCGACGTTTGCAGCGGCTGTGGCGACGGAGGCTGGAAATTGCCAACCGCGATCTCTAGATGATGCCCGGCAGATTGAATGCCTTTGATTTTGTCCATTGCTCTCCTCCTTGAGTTGAGGGGAGCGAAAACAAGTTGCCCGCTATTAACGATGGACCTGTTGCCGGTCATGTAAAGAGAAAGCTCGGCAAAATCAGCGGAGTAAGCTCCGGGAAGGAGCGCGAGCGCGCCTCGTAAGTCCGCGTCACATGCCTCGACGTCTGCGGCCCCCCCCCCGCGACCCTGAGCGTGGATGAGACCACGTCCAATGGTGTGGTGCAGCACATCTCGTCGTGCATCATTTTCTGATTGCCGTCATAGGCTTTGCCGCCGCCGAACGGCGGCCTATTTGAAGTTCATTCAGGAGAAGCGCCATGCGATTGTTTTCCGCCCTCCTTTTTATACTGGCTTCACTTGTCCTCCCCGTAACTGCTGCCGATGATCAGAGCAATCAGGAAGTCGTCAAAATTGCTGTTTCTTTTACAGAGAACTTTGACAAGCAGAATAGTGCTGGGATCGGCGCTCTTTTCACAAAAGACGGAGTGTTCGTGAACCCTACAGGCGCGCACACTGATGTTGCTCAGTTTTATGCGGAGGCCTTTAAGGCGGGTATCGACCGGATAGAGATCACAGTGAAGCAGGCAGCGGCGGTTGGCGCCGACGCTATGATCGGAATGGGTGAGTACCGGACCAGCGGAAAGGCCCCATCGGGTGCAGCCATTAGCGAGACGGGGCTTTGGACGGGAACATACGTCCGCGACGGGGGGTGTGGAAAATCAGAATGCTCACCGGGCTTCCCAAAGCACCCCACCTAAGTGACTAGTGTCGAGAGGCGGCGGCGCTCAAGCGTCGTCACCAACGTGGCAGGCTCAGAGGCTGTCCGGGGCCGCAAACCGAATTTGGGCGGAAGCTACAAGGTTTGGGTGCGCGTCCCTGGTGACAAGAACTGGTATTCGCCGGAAGACATTTCGGGCGTTCGCCGCTATCTCCCCACTGATGAGCATCTTCGGGTGCTAAAGCGCGATCCCGGCAAGCTGCAGATCGAGAGACTGCCATTACCAGCCGCGAGCAAGACTACGTGAGAACCTGCTTCTTCAAATTGAAGCGCGCTAAACTTATCCCATTCCCAAGAGACGGTTGGCCG from Bradyrhizobium lupini harbors:
- a CDS encoding site-specific integrase; this translates as MQLVARATELSPETHFFIENSVSENSRRAYLSDLREFELSGGSIPASPDTLAEHLAQNAGRLSVATLVRRLASISKAHEARGLPNPTRSALVRATLRGIKRTYGCAQHQAKPLLLTELIQVLDATGDRPKDLRDRALLLVGFAGALRRSELVGLNRDHAEHVRQGVILHLLRSKSDQEARGQKIGIPHGRGRWCPIAALEAWLAISGISEGPIFRPINRHGRVHDCRLSGEAVGEIVRERVSAAGLDPSGYSGHSLRAGLATSASQVGVPTGKIRAQTRHASDAMLARYVRDGALFSQNAAGALL
- a CDS encoding DUF4440 domain-containing protein, which translates into the protein MRLFSALLFILASLVLPVTAADDQSNQEVVKIAVSFTENFDKQNSAGIGALFTKDGVFVNPTGAHTDVAQFYAEAFKAGIDRIEITVKQAAAVGADAMIGMGEYRTSGKAPSGAAISETGLWTGTYVRDGGCGKSECSPGFPKHPT